GCTTTTAACATAGCTTCACCAAAATCAATTGCTCCACCAGTTTTGAAAGTTAACTTGAACTTAGCTTCTCCAACCCAATTTCCATTTGGTTGGGCTCGCACTTTTCCTTTGATGTAATTAGCTCCAAATATTGGCTGCTCAATACCAAcctattaaaatttcaacttaagAAATGTATACAACTGGGGTACAATTTCATACTTCACTCAATGTGATAAACGGAAAGCTGAAGGATTGCATAGGATCTTCTCCTGTCTTATTATTGAATATCATTCGATGAGTCGTTAAATAAATACGTCCCTGCTTCGAACCCTTGAAGGCGGGTTCATTCTGGCCAGACCACTCAATTGTAACATTTTCACAAAACAGCAATATACTGAAATTAATTGCAATACTTGTTATAGTTGGTGTGAAAATAAATAATGGGATAATACTCACCATTCACCAGCATGTATCAACACTCCACCATTCATATGTGCTGTGTTTAACGACATTTTTTAGATTAATGTGTATCAGATTCTAGAAATTGTCATAAAGGTAACTTCAAGGAAAATTCTAGACGCTTTCCTTCCTTTTTGTGGTAATTAATTGTGATTGTGTGGTTTGACAGCAGTTGACAACGATAACAAAAACTAGAAATAATAACGTCACT
This genomic stretch from Coccinella septempunctata chromosome 7, icCocSept1.1, whole genome shotgun sequence harbors:
- the LOC123316588 gene encoding WW domain-binding protein 2 isoform X2, producing the protein MSLNTAHMNGGVLIHAGECILLFCENVTIEWSGQNEPAFKGSKQGRIYLTTHRMIFNNKTGEDPMQSFSFPFITLSEVGIEQPIFGANYIKGKVRAQPNGNWVGEAKFKLTFKTGGAIDFGEAMLKAAQLATRNAQRDAPPPYVPPQTQWYAAPPPAYALPPQGYYGWTPPTNVFPQQPPNGAVFMTDAPPPYPDAKAAEAAQSAYYDPNQPQMAYVPPPAYYENPPSYNNATNNKKEQ